Proteins encoded by one window of Lathyrus oleraceus cultivar Zhongwan6 chromosome 1, CAAS_Psat_ZW6_1.0, whole genome shotgun sequence:
- the LOC127115199 gene encoding glutathione S-transferase T3, which produces MQNYQNPNPQNSQNSQNSQIPPVLTNPAIFLPSPNNPNMYPIPQMNSNSMEFSTQIPPFSTQVPPFSTQVGTEKEERVVVKKRSREQFTREEDILLIQSWLNVSKDPIVGVDQKAESFWLRIVASYNQYRGQLREKLGGQLKCRWHRINGMVQKFVGCYKIALKGKKSGTSETDVMADAHAIFAQDQGTTFNLEYAWRLLKDEAKWRIVEESIGSSAKITKTYASGASSEDPDTTSSYEFNSSSPMERPMGQKAATRKGKASEIPNATQDAKNKRAITMDRLAQAKEDELELRVVQMMMKDTSTMKDSQRDIHKKYCNKMKKNMECS; this is translated from the coding sequence ATGCAAAATTATCAAAATCCTAATcctcaaaattctcaaaattctcaaaattctcaAATTCCACCGGTGCTAACAAACCCCGCCATATTTCTTCCGTCACCAAACAATCCAAATATGTATCCTATACCTCAAATGAATTCTAATAGTATGGAATTCTCTACTCAAATTCCACCATTTTCTACTCAAGTCCCACCATTTTCTACTCAAGTTGGTACTGAAAAAGAAGAAAGGGTTGTCGTTAAAAAAAGATCTCGAGAGCAATTTACAAGGGAAGAGGATATACTACTTATCCAATCATGGCTCAATGTTTCAAAGGATCCAATTGTGGGAGTTGATCAAAAGGCTGAGAGTTTTTGGTTAAGAATTGTTGCTAGTTATAACCAATATCGTGGGCAATTGCGGGAAAAGTTAGGGGGACAGTTAAAATGTCGATGGCATAGAATAAATGGCATGGTTCAAAAATTTGTTGGGTGTTACAAAATTGCTCTTAAAGGAAAGAAAAGTGGGACATCCGAGACCGATGTCATGGCAGATGCACATGCTATTTTTGCTCAGGATCAAGGTACAACATTCAATCTTGAGTATGCATGGCGATTGTTAAAAGATGAAGCTAAATGGCGCATCGTCGAAGAATCGATTGGAAGTTCTGCAAAAATAACAAAGACTTATGCTAGTGGGGCATCATCGGAGGACCCAGATACAACTTCAAGTTATGAGTTTAACTCATCATCACCAATGGAGCGTCCAATGGGACAAAAAGCAGCAACAAGGAAGGGTAAGGCATCAGAAATTCCAAATGCAACGCAAGATGCAAAGAATAAAAGAGCAATAACAATGGACAGACTTGCGCAAGCTAAGGAGGACGAGCTAGAATTAAGGGTAGTGCAAATGATGATGAAAGACACTTCTACTATGAAAGATAGTCAACGAGATATTCATAAAAAATATTGTAATAAGATGAAAAAAAATATGGAATGTAGTTAG